In Candidatus Methylomirabilota bacterium, the following are encoded in one genomic region:
- a CDS encoding sulfite exporter TauE/SafE family protein yields the protein MVGIILILLGVQIHWKYNKKRTHAHFHRHGDEVHIHFHSHEATNAHTHEHHGPRMRKPLFVGLAHGVAGSAALMLVVLSKIQSPFVGAFYILAFGLGSILGMLVISVFIGLPFLLTVGRFQRFHAGVGLAAGLLSIVLGCSISLETLWLL from the coding sequence TTGGTCGGCATCATCCTCATCCTCCTCGGGGTTCAAATTCACTGGAAATATAACAAAAAGCGGACTCACGCCCATTTCCACCGTCATGGTGACGAAGTGCACATCCACTTCCATTCCCATGAGGCGACGAACGCTCATACCCACGAACACCACGGGCCTCGTATGCGAAAACCTCTGTTCGTCGGCTTGGCTCATGGCGTAGCCGGCAGCGCGGCCTTGATGCTCGTCGTCCTCAGCAAGATTCAATCCCCGTTCGTAGGAGCCTTTTATATTCTTGCCTTCGGCCTGGGCTCGATCTTGGGGATGCTGGTAATCAGCGTCTTCATTGGGCTGCCTTTCCTCTTGACGGTGGGACGCTTTCAACGGTTCCACGCAGGGGTGGGGCTCGCTGCTGGTCTTCTCTCGATCGTCCTAGGGTGCTCGATCAGCTTAGAAACCCTGTGGCTCTTGTGA
- the larE gene encoding ATP-dependent sacrificial sulfur transferase LarE, with translation MPKLDAKVAQLRNRLREMGRVMVCFSGGVDSSFLLAESVGTLGEGAVALTAVSPSLAPDEKIAAQLLAEQLGARHLLVETHELDDPRYAGNPINRCYFCKTELYSMAIEQARGLGIPFVLDGFNVDDRGDHRPGRQAAREYGVRSPLDEIGFTKADIREAARRIDLPVWDKPALACLSSRFPYGTEITPDRLTQVAQCERVLRELSFRVYRVRYHDTVARIEVAPEEVHRLFAPEVRGEIVGRFRAAGFVHVTVDLQGYRTGSLNEAARAAGGKLNVWNLRDNGEGREGAP, from the coding sequence GTGCCTAAGCTGGACGCCAAGGTCGCACAGCTGCGTAACCGCCTTCGTGAAATGGGGCGGGTGATGGTCTGTTTCTCGGGAGGCGTGGACTCAAGCTTCCTGCTCGCTGAATCGGTTGGCACCCTGGGAGAGGGTGCTGTGGCACTCACAGCGGTTTCCCCGAGTCTTGCTCCCGATGAAAAAATCGCCGCGCAGCTTTTGGCGGAACAGCTTGGGGCGCGCCATCTGCTTGTCGAGACGCATGAGCTCGATGATCCCCGCTATGCCGGGAATCCGATAAACCGCTGCTACTTCTGCAAGACCGAACTGTACAGCATGGCCATTGAACAGGCCCGCGGGTTGGGGATTCCATTCGTTCTTGACGGATTCAACGTCGATGATCGGGGCGACCACCGCCCCGGGCGCCAGGCCGCGCGCGAATATGGCGTGCGCTCCCCACTCGACGAGATCGGATTCACTAAGGCTGATATCCGCGAGGCGGCCCGTCGGATTGATCTGCCGGTCTGGGACAAGCCTGCCCTGGCGTGTTTGTCCAGCCGGTTTCCGTACGGGACCGAGATCACGCCTGACCGCCTCACACAGGTGGCGCAGTGCGAGCGCGTCCTACGGGAATTGAGTTTCCGCGTCTACCGAGTTCGGTATCACGATACAGTCGCCCGCATTGAAGTTGCGCCGGAGGAGGTGCATCGACTGTTCGCTCCCGAGGTGCGCGGCGAGATCGTTGGACGCTTTCGGGCAGCAGGCTTTGTCCATGTCACCGTCGACCTGCAGGGGTACCGAACCGGGTCCTTGAACGAGGCCGCACGGGCCGCGGGCGGGAAATTGAATGTGTGGAACTTGCGTGACAATGGAGAAGGGAGAGAGGGAGCGCCATGA
- a CDS encoding PilZ domain-containing protein → MEGVAVPLDLFPDLLRVLVDSQERLIQEGLLHTSGAEAPRYLRSDRRGRRVPLRVPVECCPWPVVDSRVLRGETRDVSSGGAQLWLPECLPLLTRVEVFMQIEGADFKELAEVVGVGVRQTHGRYRHSIRWLELNTQAKATLSQLIPTI, encoded by the coding sequence ATGGAGGGGGTGGCCGTGCCTCTTGACCTGTTCCCAGACCTCCTCCGTGTGCTGGTGGATTCCCAGGAGCGGCTCATCCAAGAGGGGCTGTTGCATACTTCGGGTGCGGAAGCCCCCCGCTACCTCAGGAGTGATCGCCGGGGGCGGCGCGTCCCGCTTAGAGTGCCGGTGGAATGCTGCCCCTGGCCGGTCGTGGACTCCCGAGTGCTGAGGGGTGAAACAAGGGACGTCAGCTCGGGTGGCGCGCAGCTCTGGCTGCCCGAATGCCTGCCCCTCCTCACTCGGGTAGAAGTCTTCATGCAGATTGAGGGGGCAGACTTTAAAGAATTGGCAGAAGTCGTGGGAGTCGGCGTGCGACAGACGCATGGAAGATACCGACACAGCATCCGATGGCTCGAACTGAACACGCAAGCGAAGGCTACCCTGTCCCAGTTGATCCCCACCATTTGA